From one Nematostella vectensis chromosome 7, jaNemVect1.1, whole genome shotgun sequence genomic stretch:
- the LOC5503391 gene encoding uncharacterized protein LOC5503391 has protein sequence MAADSSVEMNEIGIRGSIESPSSTLHNCIMFSNNYRCLSAICDFGIAIIAEIGDGMKYLTMKTKLSHGKGETLEAQAWSPDDKLYAVCGRNIHIYMSTRGFVAIHRIDLYYIPKDITFAMFPDGEAAKYRTAIAGPNGVELTDIELLENSNSLKMSDVSPLHADLAIILVEFSPDGNLLAVAALDCHFGIWNICGDRKDFWYVHISTVRITSIAFAPDSESIAVACWDGACFCYTKASDGDRAQWVESSIDGTVQEVKSSGDKFSGVLPGCLACWTMDNSTTSFSVLTEEGSWIKTTNYKNQNCQIQKISGRADHIKGMRTFRDSREEVTVCMLSSKKMLQIKRINQTDRAHKGKEEVLLVENVEGSLWLIRDFHGAPNSMFKLITPDAETIRAIKHFDETCLAGMNSPNKEPKTKIKTVAESSRNIFTTTEESVKKNNQASLGAGVTYFSCPLEPSLLLGNSEEPLTSPKDATVLVSLSHVVIVRRNVVAYVYSREKDQWRALLLDEEVTCCCVTQGRYLVTCSSVVQFWSLGTLDLVSATPLPKLCVNPHLVAVGSVTQPVVQVVDVDGFGEGDILTFRLTDNFTTSVQVQPISVPSLSPNALGMRAPCCFVGGLLVVRSDTCRSAAHAWSVIRPELGVRRDFMEKREVSVAEFVVKHRNDLMRLDLL, from the exons atggcggccgataGTAGTGTGGAGATGAATGAGATCGGAATACGAGGAAGCATCGAGTCGCCTTCCTCAACACTTCATAACTGTATAATGTTCTCCAATAATTATAGATGTCTTAGTGCGATTTGTGACTTTGGGATAGCCATAATCGCCGAAATCGGAG ATGGGATGAAATATCTTACGATGAAAACCAAGCTCTCCCACGGCAAAGGCGAGACATTGGAAGCACAGGCATGGTCACCGGACGACAAGCTGTATGCTGTCTGCGGGCGAAATATCCACATTTATATG TCAACAAGAGGTTTTGTGGCTATTCATAGAATTGATCTCTACTACATCCCAAAAGATATTACATTTGCAATGTTCCCAGATGGTGAAGCTGCTAAG tACAGAACAGCGATTGCTGGACCAAATGGTGTTGAACTCACAGATATTGAGCTACTTGAGAATTCCAACAGTTTAAAAATG TCTGATGTGTCTCCATTACATGCTGATCTCGCCATCATTCTGGTAGAATTCTCACCTGATGGAAATCTTTTAGCAGTG GCTGCCCTTGACTGCCACTTTGGAATATGGAACATCTGTGGAGATAGGAAAG ACTTTTGGTATGTGCACATCAGTACTGTCCGGATCACCAGCATAGCATTTGCTCCTGACAGTGAAAGCATTGCTGTTGCATGCTGGGATGGGGCCTGTTTCTGCTACACCAAG GCCTCTGATGGTGACAGAGCACAGTGGGTAGAAAGCAGTATTGATGGCACTGTCCAGGAAGTAAAGTCCTCTGGTGATAAGTTCTCTGGTGTTCTGCCTGGCTGCTTGGCATGCTGGACCATGGACAACTCAACTACCAG TTTTTCAGTCTTGACTGAAGAAGGCTCTTggatcaaaacaacaaactaCAAGAACCAGAATTGTCAGATTCAGAAGATATCTGGCAGAGCAGACCACATAAAAGGAATGCGGACATTCAG AGACTCAAGGGAAGAGGTGACAGTTTGCATGTTGAGCTCGAAAAAGATGCTTCAAATAAAGCGTATCAATCAAACAGACAGGG CTCACAAAGGAAAAGAAGAAGTACTTCTCGTTGAAAACGTTGAAGGCTCACTATGGCTTATAAGAGATTTCCATGGCGCGCCGAACTCTATGTTTAAATTAATCACGCCTGATGCCGAGACAATAAGGGCAATAAAACACTTCGATGAAACATGCTTGGCTGGTATGAATTCTCCAAACAAAGAGCCTAAAACAAAGATCAAAACCGTGGCGGAGAGTTCTCGAAATATTTTTACAACAACTGAAGAAAGCgtcaaaaaaaacaatcaagcTTCCCTGGGTGCTGGTGTGACATATTTTTCTTGCCCATTGGAACCGTCTTTACTACTTGGAAATAGTGAAGAGCCTTTGACGTCACCCAAAGACGCAACCGTATTGGTCAGTCTGAGTCACGTGGTTATTGTGAGGCGCAACGTGGTTGCGTATGTGTACAGTCGTGAAAAAGATCAGTGGAGAGCGTTACTGTTGGACGAAGAAGTCACGTGTTGCTGTGTCACGCAAG GGCGTTACCTTGTTACATGTAGCAGTGTGGTACAGTTCTGGTCTCTTGGTACTTTAGATTTGGTCAGCGCGACACCATTACCAAAGTTGTGTGTGAATCCACA TCTGGTGGCTGTAGGCTCCGTCACCCAGCCTGTTGTACAGGTGGTGGACGTAGATGGGTTTGGAGAGGGAGACATCCTTACCTTTAGGCTTACTG ACAATTTCACCACCAGTGTTCAAGTTCAGCCAATATCCGTGCCCAGTCTCTCGCCTAATGCACTGGGCATGCGCGCGCCCTGTTGCTTTGTGGGGGGTCTACTGGTGGTTCGATCTGATACATGCCGATCTGCCGCGCATGCGTGGTCCGTTATTCGGCCGG AATTGGGCGTACGTCGCGATTTCATGGAAAAGAGGGAAGTGAGCGTCGCGGAATTTGTCGTAAAACATCGTAATGATCTTATGCGCTTAGACCTTTTGTAA